From Salvia splendens isolate huo1 chromosome 3, SspV2, whole genome shotgun sequence, a single genomic window includes:
- the LOC121796606 gene encoding uncharacterized protein LOC121796606, with protein MELEVVRELDHEHEQQEQGQGGRERVSLALNSQQKNLIAQFLLQRSKAGVLPRGSFTEAAKRFNIHKRTALRIWQISKQQIDRGEPVMMQGKATGYQHKDKLMQDEEKFRNLSMLERSTIRKVASKMEVSKTTIGRFIKSNQLKPHTSVVKPILTESNKIARMKWCLAHIQPTLADGKLLYHSMHNIVHIDEKWFYMTKTSDRYYLLPDEDVPYRSCKFKRFITKVMFMVAVSRPLIGSDGETIFDGKVGLFPFTKEVLVKRSSKNRPKGTIETKPIQSINKEIMTTCLLNQFESLPSTDGFEFHLISQPPNSPDTNVLDLGYFRAIQSLQDDKIATSVDDLLRNVFTSFEELSPQTLNRVFIILQSCLTAILEVHGKNDYKIPHLNKDRLHRTEGLPLQLHVEEGLVRESLEYLKLPENNTGDTYDIGPLNHALGY; from the exons ATGGAGCTTGAGGTGGTCCGAGAGTTGGACCATGAGCACGAGCAGCAGGAGCAGGGGCAGGGTGGAAGGGAGCGGGTTTCATTAGCGTTGAACAGCCAACAAAAAAACCTCATTGCGCAGTTTCTTCTACAGCGAAGTAAGGCTGGAGTGCTGCCAAGAGGTTCTTTTACAGAGGCAGCCAAACGATTCAACATCCATAAAAGGACAGCACTAAGAATTTGGCAGATCAGCAAGCAGCAAATAGACCGAGGGGAACCTGTCATGATGCAAGGCAAAGCAACAggttatcaacacaaagataaaCTCATGCAAGATGAAGAAAAGTTTAGAAACCTATCCATGCTTGAGAGATCAACCATAAGGAAGGTTGCTTCTAAGATGGAAGTAAGCAAGACAACAATTGGTAGATTTATTAAGAGTAATCAGTTGAAACCTCATACAAGTGTTGTCAAGCCTATACTGACTGAAAGCAACAAAATTGCAAGGATGAAATGGTGTCTTGCTCATATTCAACCAACATTAGCTGATGGTAAACTTCTTTACCATTCAATGCACAACATTGTTCATATTGACGAGAAATGGTTCTACATGACAAAGACATCAGACAGATACTACCTTTTGCCCGATGAAGATGTGCCATACAGGTCCTGTAAGTTCAAGAGATTCATCACTAAAGTGATGTTCATGGTTGCTGTCAGTAGGCCACTTATTGGCAGTGATGGGGAAACCATATTTGATGGTAAAGTAGGCTTATTCCCGTTCACAAAGGAAGTACTAGTCAAAAGAAGTTCAAAGAACAGGCCAAAAGGGACAATTGAGACAAAGCCTATTCAATCCATTAACAAGGAAATCATGACAACTTGTCTCCTAAACCAG TTTGAGTCACTTCCTAGTACTGATGGGTTTGAATTCCATCTAATTAGCCAACCGCCCAACTCCCCAGACACAAATGTGTTAGACCTTGGGTATTTTAGGGCAATACAATCACTTCAAGATGACAAAATAGCCACAAGTGTAGATGACTTGCTGAGGAATGTGTTTACCTCATTTGAAGAACTCTCACCACAAACTCTCAATAGAGTATTCATCATATTGCAAAGCTGTTTGACAGCAATATTAGAAGTGCATGGGAAGAATGACTACAAGATCCCTCATTTAAACAAAGACAGATTGCACAGAACAGAGGGGTTGCCTTTACAACTTCATGTTGAAGAGGGTTTGGTGAGAGAGAGTTTGGAGTACCTAAAGCTGCCTGAAAACAACACTGGAGACACATATGACATAGGGCCTCTTAACCATGCTTTAGGGTACTAG